In Flammeovirgaceae bacterium 311, one DNA window encodes the following:
- a CDS encoding thymidylate synthase (COG0207 Thymidylate synthase) — MQQYLNLMQHILDKGVAKEDRTGTGTISVFGYQMRFDLSEGFPLVTTKKLHLRSIIHELLWFLQGSTNIQYLKENKVSIWDEWADENGELGPVYGYQWRSWPAADGRHIDQITNLISQIKRNPDSRRLMVSAWNVANIEQMALPPCHALFQFYVAEGRLSCQLYQRSADVFLGVPFNIASYALLTLMVAQVCGLRPGEFIHTLGDAHLYRNHLEQTQLQLSREPKPLPKMLLNPEVKDIFSFRFEDFTLVDYDPHPHIKGAVAV; from the coding sequence ATGCAGCAATACCTCAACCTTATGCAGCACATCCTTGATAAAGGGGTAGCCAAAGAAGACCGTACCGGCACCGGGACCATTAGTGTTTTCGGTTATCAGATGCGCTTTGACCTGTCAGAAGGCTTTCCACTTGTTACTACAAAAAAACTGCACCTGCGCAGTATTATCCATGAACTACTCTGGTTTTTGCAGGGTAGTACCAACATACAATACCTTAAAGAAAATAAAGTAAGCATCTGGGATGAGTGGGCTGATGAAAACGGAGAATTAGGCCCTGTTTATGGATATCAGTGGCGCAGCTGGCCGGCAGCAGATGGCCGCCATATTGATCAGATTACTAACCTGATCAGCCAGATAAAGCGTAATCCAGATTCCAGGCGATTAATGGTAAGTGCCTGGAATGTTGCTAACATTGAGCAAATGGCCCTGCCTCCCTGCCATGCTCTTTTCCAGTTTTATGTGGCAGAAGGCAGGCTTTCCTGTCAGCTCTACCAGCGTAGTGCAGATGTGTTTTTAGGAGTGCCTTTCAATATAGCTTCCTATGCACTGCTTACCCTCATGGTGGCCCAGGTGTGCGGGCTGCGGCCAGGCGAATTCATTCATACCCTTGGCGATGCCCATCTTTATAGAAATCACCTGGAACAAACACAGCTGCAGCTAAGCCGGGAGCCAAAACCATTGCCCAAAATGCTGCTAAACCCGGAGGTAAAAGACATCTTCAGCTTCCGGTTCGAGGATTTCACCTTAGTGGATTACGACCCACACCCGCATATAAAAGGAGCAGTGGCTGTTTAA
- a CDS encoding branched-chain amino acid aminotransferase (COG0115 Branched-chain amino acid aminotransferase/4-amino-4-deoxychorismate lyase): MNALLNGKSISADVAADLQNRGFRFGDGCFETMIIYNGVCPLLQLHESRIKRSLPALGLQLSPNLQLETQIRQLADGTTGWQRMRLWIWRSGEGLYTPETNEVNTMLAASATVAPQIQVRKQICFSEDVTLLPSRWSFVKTISALPYVMASHEKNYKNREELILLNHRGEIAEATAANLFWKKRNRWYTPALDSGCVAGVMRSWLMRKMIEKGEPVFEVLARPDELEKVDKLVCTNVGGLQPVQQAGSKQYSTDLEELWSLLPDMYRSDA, from the coding sequence ATGAATGCACTGCTAAATGGAAAAAGTATTTCTGCTGATGTTGCTGCAGACCTTCAGAACCGGGGATTTCGATTTGGCGATGGTTGTTTTGAAACCATGATAATTTACAATGGTGTATGCCCGCTGCTACAACTGCATGAATCAAGAATAAAAAGGAGCCTGCCCGCACTGGGACTTCAGTTATCCCCAAATTTACAACTGGAGACACAGATCAGGCAGCTAGCCGATGGTACTACAGGCTGGCAGCGCATGCGCCTGTGGATCTGGCGTAGTGGCGAAGGTTTATATACGCCTGAAACTAACGAGGTGAATACCATGCTGGCTGCCTCTGCAACAGTAGCACCGCAGATCCAGGTAAGAAAGCAGATCTGCTTTTCAGAAGACGTCACCCTGCTCCCCTCTCGCTGGTCTTTTGTCAAAACAATCAGTGCCCTGCCCTATGTAATGGCCAGCCACGAAAAAAACTATAAAAACAGGGAAGAACTGATCTTGCTGAATCACCGAGGCGAAATAGCAGAGGCCACTGCTGCCAACCTGTTTTGGAAGAAACGCAATCGCTGGTATACACCAGCCCTGGACAGTGGTTGTGTTGCCGGTGTTATGCGATCCTGGCTTATGCGTAAGATGATTGAAAAAGGCGAGCCTGTATTTGAAGTGCTGGCCCGGCCCGACGAGCTGGAAAAGGTCGATAAGCTGGTATGCACTAATGTTGGCGGACTTCAGCCTGTACAGCAGGCAGGCAGCAAACAATATAGTACTGATCTGGAAGAACTCTGGTCGCTGCTGCCTGATATGTACAGGTCTGATGCATAA
- a CDS encoding l-serine dehydratase, iron-sulfur-dependent, beta subunit (COG1760 L-serine deaminase) — MSDKSSIFDMIGPVMIGPSSSHTAGVVRIGRVARRILGGQPDEAKITFYNSFARTYEGHGSDRAVLAGLMDYKTDDVRIRQALDLAKEQELKYSFRSVGNASTLHPNTVKLELKKEERLVEVTGESLGGGVINIAKLDGFTANFSAALHTLIITARDVPGSIAFISSVLANDNCNIATMTVSRKGRNDLALLVIEMDSGIAPIVKQYLEYLDWVTEVIYIPDIDF, encoded by the coding sequence ATGTCTGACAAAAGCAGTATATTTGATATGATCGGGCCGGTAATGATTGGGCCCAGTAGCAGCCATACGGCTGGTGTAGTACGTATAGGCAGGGTAGCCAGGCGCATCTTAGGGGGGCAGCCCGATGAGGCAAAGATAACGTTTTACAATTCTTTTGCCCGTACCTATGAAGGGCATGGTAGCGACAGAGCTGTATTGGCGGGCCTGATGGACTATAAAACCGATGATGTTCGCATCCGTCAGGCACTGGATCTGGCAAAGGAGCAGGAGCTGAAGTACAGCTTCCGTTCTGTAGGAAATGCCTCTACCCTGCACCCGAATACCGTAAAGCTGGAGCTGAAAAAAGAGGAGCGTTTGGTGGAGGTTACCGGCGAAAGTCTGGGGGGTGGCGTTATCAATATTGCAAAGCTAGATGGTTTTACCGCTAATTTTAGTGCAGCGCTGCATACCCTCATCATTACCGCCCGCGATGTGCCCGGAAGTATTGCCTTTATTTCCAGTGTGCTGGCCAATGATAACTGCAACATAGCCACCATGACGGTTTCCCGTAAAGGCCGTAACGACCTGGCGCTGCTGGTCATTGAAATGGACTCCGGCATTGCACCAATCGTAAAGCAATACCTGGAGTACCTGGATTGGGTAACAGAAGTGATTTACATTCCGGATATAGATTTTTAA
- a CDS encoding outer membrane efflux protein (COG1538 Outer membrane protein): protein MTRYFLLLVLFFTGPVVHAQQPAEQAPADLGSRISLQEAVEYAWRNNIQIRQSQLQVQASEIDYLQSRLVRLPSLNGQAAHSYAFGRTIDPFTNQFTTDPIRYNRFSVFSSVDIFAGFQALNQIKSRYAELEATRQDAAEARNIVGLQVTDAYLQVLLNQELASISQLQVATSQEQLNRTRIQVDAGSLPQANLYDVDSQLAADEVSAVNAENNLELAKLNLLQTLQLPGGQNVEVEPIEIDMSGLQLTITSPEEIYAIAVENQPQIRAAYNRQDATQYSLQAAKGSLMPSLSLSGNITTQYSSIGTERDILTLPDFIETEAGYVQGTDQVVIIRQPSTQVVVNEIPFWDQLDLNRQQNVSLNLDIPIFNNYQARRQVGLARIQNRSADLELERVKNQLRTSIEQSYADARAAAKRYAALQKQVESLELAFRNAEIRREVGSISTYDFTFAKNNLDRARAELAQAKYTYVFSLKVIDFYLGNPLTQE from the coding sequence ATGACACGTTATTTTCTACTGCTTGTACTATTTTTTACAGGACCTGTTGTGCATGCCCAGCAGCCGGCTGAACAGGCGCCAGCTGATCTGGGGAGCCGCATATCATTACAGGAAGCTGTTGAGTATGCCTGGCGTAATAATATCCAGATACGGCAAAGCCAGCTGCAGGTACAGGCTAGTGAAATCGATTACCTGCAGTCCAGGCTTGTACGGCTGCCAAGCTTAAACGGACAGGCTGCACACAGCTATGCCTTTGGCCGCACAATTGACCCATTTACAAACCAGTTTACTACTGATCCGATCCGCTATAACAGATTCAGTGTTTTTAGTTCAGTAGATATTTTTGCTGGTTTTCAGGCGCTCAACCAAATCAAGTCACGCTATGCAGAGCTGGAGGCTACACGCCAGGATGCTGCAGAAGCCAGGAATATTGTAGGGCTGCAGGTAACAGATGCTTATTTGCAGGTGTTGTTGAATCAGGAACTGGCCTCAATTTCACAGCTACAGGTAGCTACCTCTCAGGAGCAGCTGAATCGCACCCGCATACAGGTAGATGCAGGCTCATTACCACAGGCTAACCTTTATGATGTAGATTCACAGCTGGCAGCAGATGAAGTTTCTGCTGTTAATGCAGAGAACAACCTGGAGCTTGCTAAATTAAACCTTTTGCAGACCTTACAGCTGCCCGGTGGCCAAAATGTGGAAGTGGAGCCAATAGAGATCGATATGTCAGGATTGCAGCTAACCATCACTTCACCAGAGGAAATTTACGCCATAGCCGTGGAAAATCAGCCGCAAATCAGGGCAGCATACAACCGTCAGGATGCTACACAGTATAGCCTCCAGGCTGCAAAAGGATCCCTTATGCCCAGTTTGTCACTGAGTGGTAACATCACTACACAATATTCAAGTATTGGTACAGAAAGAGATATCCTCACCCTGCCAGATTTTATTGAAACAGAAGCAGGTTATGTTCAGGGTACTGATCAGGTAGTTATCATACGTCAGCCAAGCACACAGGTAGTGGTGAACGAAATACCATTCTGGGACCAGCTGGATCTTAACCGCCAGCAAAATGTAAGCTTGAACCTGGATATACCGATATTCAATAATTATCAGGCCCGCAGGCAGGTTGGCCTGGCAAGGATTCAGAATCGTAGTGCCGATCTGGAGCTGGAAAGGGTCAAAAACCAGCTTCGTACCAGCATAGAGCAGTCTTATGCCGATGCCAGGGCGGCTGCTAAGCGATATGCAGCACTACAAAAGCAGGTAGAATCGCTGGAGCTGGCATTTAGAAATGCTGAAATTCGCAGAGAAGTAGGTTCTATCAGTACTTATGATTTTACCTTTGCAAAAAATAATTTGGATAGGGCACGTGCAGAGCTGGCACAGGCAAAATATACATATGTTTTCAGTCTAAAAGTAATAGACTTCTATTTAGGCAATCCATTGACCCAAGAATAA
- a CDS encoding RND family efflux transporter MFP subunit (COG0845 Membrane-fusion protein) — protein MVARAAGWIGTPEGVEVELAEVGRRSIVEKVGASGMIQPETEVKISPDVPGEITELYVEEGDSIKPGQLLLKIRPDNFQSALSRTQANFNERKANLASSQSRITQAESQLEQARSQYERSEKLHKQGVISDADFEQARLNFRVAQQDLESAKQNVQAARYQVESAGATVREAQENLNLTSVFAPMGGIVSKLDVEKGERVVGTSQMAGTEMLRIADLGSMEVQVDVNENDIIRVNIGDTAIIDVDAYAYQNKKFKGVVTAIANTANNKLSPDAVTEFQVKIRILNSSYQDLINTGRRSAPFRPGMTASVEIITNRKDNVLSVPLAAVTTREEGSPKTTEGEDNADANPKTLPKTTAEIKEVVFLANEGKAKKVEVQTGISDFEFIEITQGLEPGQKVVAGPYVVVTKRLKDGETIRAAEKKEEDTQVASNK, from the coding sequence ATGGTGGCCAGGGCAGCCGGCTGGATTGGCACTCCAGAGGGAGTAGAAGTAGAGCTTGCAGAGGTAGGACGACGGTCCATTGTGGAGAAAGTAGGTGCCAGCGGCATGATTCAGCCTGAAACTGAAGTAAAAATTAGCCCGGATGTTCCCGGTGAAATCACTGAGCTATATGTTGAAGAAGGGGATTCAATCAAACCCGGACAGCTTTTACTAAAAATACGTCCTGATAACTTTCAGTCAGCCCTTTCCAGAACACAAGCCAATTTTAATGAGCGTAAGGCAAACCTGGCCTCTTCACAAAGCCGCATAACTCAGGCAGAGTCGCAGCTTGAGCAGGCCAGAAGCCAGTATGAGCGTAGCGAAAAGCTGCATAAGCAGGGTGTTATCTCCGATGCTGATTTTGAACAGGCCCGTTTAAATTTCAGAGTAGCACAGCAGGATCTTGAATCTGCAAAACAAAATGTTCAGGCTGCCCGCTACCAGGTAGAAAGTGCCGGTGCCACAGTGCGTGAAGCCCAGGAAAACCTGAACCTTACCTCGGTATTTGCTCCTATGGGAGGTATTGTATCAAAGCTAGATGTAGAGAAAGGTGAGCGCGTGGTAGGAACCTCTCAAATGGCTGGTACAGAAATGCTGCGCATTGCAGATCTTGGCAGCATGGAAGTTCAGGTCGATGTAAATGAAAACGACATCATTAGGGTAAACATTGGTGATACGGCTATTATTGATGTAGACGCTTATGCTTATCAAAATAAAAAGTTCAAAGGGGTAGTAACTGCTATAGCCAACACAGCTAATAACAAATTATCTCCCGATGCTGTAACAGAATTTCAGGTTAAAATAAGGATACTAAACTCATCCTATCAGGACCTGATTAACACCGGCAGAAGATCGGCTCCATTCCGGCCAGGCATGACAGCAAGCGTAGAAATCATTACCAACCGCAAAGACAATGTGCTTTCTGTACCGCTAGCAGCTGTAACAACACGCGAAGAAGGATCTCCTAAAACGACAGAGGGAGAAGATAATGCAGATGCAAATCCTAAAACTTTGCCTAAAACCACTGCCGAGATAAAAGAAGTAGTATTTCTGGCCAATGAGGGTAAAGCAAAGAAAGTTGAAGTACAAACCGGTATTAGTGATTTTGAATTTATAGAAATTACTCAGGGTCTGGAGCCTGGGCAAAAAGTGGTAGCAGGTCCCTATGTTGTCGTTACCAAGCGCCTGAAAGATGGAGAAACAATCAGAGCTGCAGAAAAGAAAGAGGAGGATACTCAGGTAGCCTCAAATAAATAA